From one Armatimonadota bacterium genomic stretch:
- the hemB gene encoding porphobilinogen synthase — protein sequence MTRIRPRRLRASDPLRRLARETLLSADDLVYPMFVMPGEGVRQEIPSMPGCLRLSADELLKEAAEVRDLGIPAVLLFGLPEAKDEVGSGAYDPDGIVQQAVRKLKSSVEGLLVVTDVCMCEYTSHGHCGVVQDGRVLNDRTLILLAKTAVSHAAAGADVVAPSDMMDARVGAIRDALDENGFQETAVMAYSAKYASAFYGPFREAAECAPRFGDRQAYQMDPANSREALKEVALDVEEGADIVMVKPALAYMDVIRLVKDATDLPVAAFNVSGEYSMVKAAAANGWIDERKIVLEILTSLKRAGADIILTYHAKDAARWMREARG from the coding sequence ATGACGCGAATAAGACCGCGGCGGCTGAGAGCTTCCGACCCTCTGCGGCGGCTCGCGAGAGAGACCCTTCTCTCCGCCGACGACCTCGTATACCCCATGTTCGTGATGCCCGGCGAGGGCGTCCGGCAGGAGATACCCTCCATGCCGGGGTGCTTGCGGCTCTCCGCGGACGAACTGCTGAAGGAGGCCGCGGAGGTCCGCGATCTCGGCATCCCGGCGGTCCTGCTCTTCGGCCTGCCCGAGGCGAAGGACGAGGTCGGCTCGGGCGCGTACGACCCCGACGGGATCGTCCAGCAGGCGGTCCGAAAGCTGAAGTCGTCCGTGGAAGGCCTGCTCGTCGTCACCGACGTCTGCATGTGCGAGTACACCTCCCACGGCCACTGCGGCGTCGTGCAGGACGGCAGGGTGCTGAACGACCGCACCCTCATCCTGCTGGCGAAGACGGCGGTCTCGCACGCCGCCGCCGGCGCGGACGTCGTCGCGCCCTCGGACATGATGGACGCCCGCGTAGGCGCGATCCGCGACGCCCTCGACGAGAACGGCTTCCAGGAGACCGCGGTCATGGCCTACTCCGCGAAGTACGCCTCGGCCTTCTACGGACCGTTTCGCGAGGCGGCGGAGTGCGCGCCCCGGTTCGGCGACCGGCAGGCGTACCAGATGGACCCGGCGAACTCCCGCGAGGCGCTCAAGGAAGTCGCGCTCGACGTCGAGGAGGGCGCGGACATCGTGATGGTCAAGCCCGCGCTCGCGTACATGGACGTGATCCGCCTGGTGAAGGACGCGACCGACTTGCCGGTGGCGGCGTTCAACGTCTCGGGCGAGTACAGCATGGTGAAGGCGGCGGCGGCGAACGGATGGATTGACGAGCGGAAGATCGTTCTCGAGATACTGACCTCGCTGAAGCGCGCGGGAGCGGACATCATCCTCACCTACCACGCGAAGGACGCGGCGCGGTGGATGCGAGAGGCGCGGGGTTGA
- a CDS encoding terminase family protein, whose product MRPAKRIELAAALFGWRPHPGQMAWLMDEHPVKVAACGRRWGKTESAAVDVCTFALAFDGSVQMIVAPTYDQSRLIARTVERMLLSCPHTRRRTQITRTPYTEIRFRNSRIMARTADEDGRNLRGHAADRVVVDEAAFVRDEVIEEVLGPMLADRDGQLVMVSTPFGKNHFYRAFAAGQHVNRRYTPMNADGKDRNPDHIGANLRSSAVQRVSSFRFPSWANPHISREYIEAQRASLAERQFAVEYEAEFLDDQSSVFPWADVQAGIREEEGRAAEGARVAGIDWARYSDYTAVVILESHGSHSSHRSHVVCLDRFNRMDWESQVERAADLLCWHRVVGVAADQTSVGDPVTEMLCRKLWEERGLGAEIEGVVFNAQTKRELMDNLALRLSRREVSYPRLEPLIEELKLYEYEVTPSGNVRTQARRGYHDDCVTALALALRIAPRYAGFAGMRTSGRARVSSGGW is encoded by the coding sequence ATGAGACCGGCGAAGAGGATTGAACTGGCGGCCGCGCTCTTCGGATGGAGGCCCCACCCGGGCCAGATGGCGTGGCTGATGGACGAGCACCCGGTGAAGGTCGCGGCCTGCGGGAGGCGCTGGGGCAAGACGGAGTCCGCCGCGGTGGACGTGTGCACCTTCGCGCTGGCGTTCGACGGGTCGGTGCAGATGATCGTCGCGCCAACGTACGACCAGTCCCGGCTCATCGCGCGGACCGTCGAGAGGATGCTTCTCTCATGCCCGCACACGAGGCGCCGCACGCAGATCACCCGCACGCCGTACACGGAGATCCGCTTCCGGAACAGCCGTATCATGGCTCGCACGGCGGACGAGGACGGGCGGAACCTGCGCGGGCACGCGGCCGACCGGGTGGTCGTGGACGAGGCGGCCTTCGTGCGCGACGAGGTGATCGAGGAGGTCCTCGGCCCGATGCTCGCCGACCGGGACGGGCAGCTCGTGATGGTCTCGACCCCGTTCGGGAAGAACCACTTCTACCGGGCGTTCGCGGCGGGGCAGCATGTCAACCGCCGATACACGCCGATGAACGCGGATGGGAAGGACCGCAATCCTGATCACATCGGCGCCAATCTGCGTTCATCTGCGGTTCAGAGAGTGTCCTCCTTCCGCTTCCCTTCCTGGGCGAACCCGCACATCAGCCGGGAGTACATCGAGGCGCAGAGGGCCTCGCTCGCGGAGAGGCAGTTCGCGGTCGAGTACGAGGCCGAGTTCCTCGACGACCAGAGTTCCGTCTTCCCGTGGGCCGACGTCCAGGCCGGAATCCGCGAGGAGGAGGGGCGGGCCGCGGAGGGCGCGCGCGTCGCGGGGATAGACTGGGCGCGCTACTCGGACTACACGGCGGTGGTGATTCTCGAGTCACATGGATCCCATTCGTCCCACAGGTCCCATGTCGTCTGCCTCGACCGCTTCAACCGCATGGACTGGGAGTCGCAGGTGGAGCGGGCGGCCGACCTGCTGTGCTGGCACCGGGTGGTCGGCGTCGCGGCGGACCAGACCTCCGTCGGCGACCCGGTGACGGAGATGCTCTGCCGGAAGCTCTGGGAGGAGCGCGGCCTCGGCGCGGAGATCGAGGGGGTGGTCTTCAACGCGCAGACCAAGAGGGAGCTGATGGACAACCTCGCCCTGCGCCTGTCGCGGAGGGAGGTCTCGTACCCGCGCCTCGAGCCGCTGATCGAGGAGCTGAAGCTCTACGAGTACGAGGTCACGCCCTCGGGGAACGTCCGCACCCAGGCGCGGAGGGGATACCACGACGACTGCGTGACGGCCCTCGCCCTCGCGCTTCGGATCGCGCCGAGGTACGCGGGGTTCGCGGGGATGCGCACGAGCGGCCGCGCGAGGGTCTCCTCGGGAGGGTGGTGA
- a CDS encoding BlaI/MecI/CopY family transcriptional regulator gives MAAEIRALGELEAQVMDVIWDLEPPISTTQVFKIMYPQRELSYSTVMLTMAKLARKGLLTQTRSGEQKTAAFHYGVKITREEMARQIMEHASRMIMGKSLVEAVKQIVAKAP, from the coding sequence ATGGCTGCAGAGATAAGGGCGCTTGGCGAGTTGGAGGCGCAGGTGATGGACGTCATCTGGGACCTCGAGCCTCCGATCAGCACTACTCAGGTATTCAAGATAATGTACCCCCAGCGCGAGCTGTCGTATTCCACCGTGATGCTCACCATGGCGAAACTGGCCAGGAAGGGCCTCCTCACGCAGACCCGGTCGGGCGAGCAGAAGACAGCCGCGTTTCACTACGGAGTGAAGATCACCAGGGAAGAGATGGCCCGCCAGATCATGGAGCACGCGTCCCGCATGATCATGGGAAAGAGCCTCGTCGAGGCGGTCAAGCAGATAGTGGCCAAGGCCCCCTAG